The nucleotide window TGGCGTCCGGATGCGGATCGGGCACGGCGTCCAGGACCGCTTCCCCGGGGCTCTCCGGTACGGCGCTCTGCTTTCCGAGATATTTTACCGCATCATTCATGGCCCGGTCCTGTGGCAGGTTGGCGGGATGACCCTTCGGCTCGTCATCTTCGACTGCGACGGCACGCTCGTCGACAGCCAGCACGGTATCGTCCGCTCGATGCAGCAGGCGTTCCTCAGCTTCGGCTTGATCGCACCCGACCCGGACGCGGTCAAGCGCGTCGTCGGGCTCAGCCTCGACCAGGCGGTGGGCCGGCTGGCGCCGGAACTGGGCGCTTCGGACGTCTGGCAGGTGGCGGGCGCCTACAAGGCGCTGTTCCGGGAACTGCGCGCCGGCGGCGACCTGCCCGAACCCGATTTCCCCGGCGTGCTCGACGCCATCGGCGCGCTCGATGCGGCGGGCTACCTGCTGGGCGTCGCCACCGGCAAGTCGCGGCGCGGCCTGTTCGCGGTGGTCGAGCGCCTGGGATTGGAGGGCCGCTTCGTCACGCTGCAGACCGCCGACGACGTCATGGCCGGCAAGCCCGCGCCCGACATGTGCCTGCAGGCCTGCGCCGAGGCGGGCGTGGATGCGGCGGACGCGGTGGTGATCGGCGATACCAGCTACGACATGGAGATGGCGCGGGCCGCCGGCTGCGGCGCCATCGGCGTCGCCTGGGGCTATCATCCGCCCGGGGAACTGGAAGGCGCGGGCGCCGCGCGGATCGTCGGTCATGGCGACGAGATCCCGGCCGCCGTCGCCGCGCTGCTGGGGGGAGCCCGGGCGGCGTGAAGCGTTTCTACGAGAAGGTCGGCGTGGAAGAGGCGCCGGGGGGCTGGGAGGTCCGCCTGGATGGCCGCGCCATGCGTACGCCCGCGCGGCAGCCCTTCCGTCTGCCGACCCGGGCGCTGGCCGATCTGGTGGCGGACGAATGGGCGGCCCAGGGGGAAAAGATCGATCACCAGTCCATGCCGCTGACCCGCATGGCCGGCACGGCCGTCGACGGCTTCGCGGGCCGCCGCGAGGACACCCGGCGGGCAGTCGCGCGCTTTGCCGAGGCCGACATGCTCTGCTACTGGGCGGACCAGCCCCAGCGCCTGATCGAGCGTCAGCAGGCGCAGTGGCGGCCGCTGCTGGACTGGGCGGAGGACCGTTTCGGCGCCCGGCTGCAGGTAACCTCCAGCCTGAACCCGGTGCGCCAGAGTCCGGCGGCGCTGGAGGCGCTGGAGCGCGCCGTCCGCAGCTATGACGATTTCCGGCTGGCCGGCCTGTCGGTCGCCGCCGGCGCAGCGGGCTCGCTGGTCATCGGCCTGGCCCTGGTGGAGCGCCGGGTGGACGCGGCCGCCGCCTTCGAGGCGGCGCAGCTCGACGAGAGCTTCCAGATCGAGGAGTGGGGCGAGGACGCGGAGGCCGCGCACCGGCGCGCGGCGATCCGCGGCGAACTTGCCCGGGTGGAGCGCCTGGTCGGCGCGCTCTGACAGGGCTGCGTCCCGCCAAAGGGCTGGCGGGGCCGAATGCCCGATGCTATCGAGGGGCCCTATCTGGGGAATGGCGCCGGGAGAGGCGGATGCAGGACATCGTTAGGATGCTGGAAGAGAAGCGCGCCAAGGCGCGCCTCGGCGGGGGCGAGAAGCGAATCGAGGCGCAGCACGGCCGCGGCAAGCTGACCGCGCGCGAGCGCATCGAACTGCTGCTGGACGAGGGCTCGTTCGAGGAATGGGACATGTTCGTCGAGCACCGCTGCACCGATTTCGGCATGGCCGAGAACAAGGTGCCGGGCGACGGCGTGGTCACCGGCTACGGCACGGTCAACGGCCGGCTGGTCTTCGTCTTCAGCCAGGATTTCACGGTCTTCGGCGGCGCGCTCTCGGAGATGCACGCGCGCAAGATCTGCAAGGTCATGGACAAGGCGATGCAGGTCGGCGCGCCGGTCATCGGCATCAACGATTCGGGCGGCGCCCGCATCCAGGAGGGCATCGACAGCCTGGCCGGCTACGCCGACGTCTTCCAGCGCAACGTCCTGGCCTCGGGCGTGGTGCCGCAGATCTCCATGATCATGGGCCCCTGCGCCGGCGGCGCGGTCTACAGCCCGGCGATGACCGACTTCATCTTCATGGTCAAGGACACCTCCTACATGTTCGTGACCGGCCCGGACGTGGTGAAGACCGTCACGGCCGAGACCGTCACGGCGGAGGAGCTTGGCGGCGCGGTGACCCACACGACAAAGTCGTCGGTCGCCGACCTGGCCTTCGACAACGATGTCCAGGCCATCGCCCAGACCCGGCGCTTCATCGATTTCCTGCCGGCCTCCAACCGGCAGGAGCCGCCGCACCGGCCCACTTTCGACGACCCGGAGCGCCAGGAGCATTCGCTGGACACCCTGGTGCCGCAGAACCCGAACAAGCCCTACGACATGATGGAGCTGATCGAAAAGGTCGTGGACGAGGGCGATTTCTTCGAGATCCAGCCGGGTTTCGCCAGGAACATCATCTGCGGCTTCGGCCGCATGGAGGGGCACACCGTGGGCGTCGTCGCCAATCAGCCGATGGTGCTCGCCGGCTGCCTGGACATCGACAGCGCGAAGAAGGCGGCGCGGTTCGTGCGCTTCTGCGACTGCTTCAACATCCCGATCGTCACCTTCGTCGACGTGCCGGGCTTCCTGCCGGGCACGACCCAGGAATTCGGCGGCATCATCAAGCACGGCGCCAAGCTGCTGTTTGCCTATGCCGAGGCGACGGTGCCGAAGGTCACGGTGATCACGCGCAAGGCCTATGGCGGCGCCTATGACGTCATGAGCTCCAAGCACCTGCGCGGCGACGTCAACATGGCCTGGCCGAACGCCGAGATCGCGGTGATGGGCGCCAAGGGGGCGGTGGAGATCATCTTCCGCGCCGACATCGGCGACGACGAGAAGATCGCGGCGCGTACCGAGGAGTACCGCCAGACTTTCGCAAACCCCTTCATCGCCGGCGCGCGGGGCTTCATCGACGACGTCATCATGCCCCACAACACGCGCTTCCGGATCATCAAGTCGCTGCGGATGCTGAAGTCGAAGAAACTCGAGAACCCCTGGAAGAAGCACGACAACATCCCGCTCTGAGCGGCCGATCCGATGTCATCCCCGGCGGTCCGCACGGCCGTTCGGGGCCATGGGACGGTCCCTACTGCTGAAGAATCCCGGCACGCTTAGGGCTGAGCCGGTATAAATACCTCTGTCATGTGCGATGCCCAGCCAGGGAGCATGA belongs to Minwuia thermotolerans and includes:
- a CDS encoding HAD-IA family hydrolase, which codes for MTLRLVIFDCDGTLVDSQHGIVRSMQQAFLSFGLIAPDPDAVKRVVGLSLDQAVGRLAPELGASDVWQVAGAYKALFRELRAGGDLPEPDFPGVLDAIGALDAAGYLLGVATGKSRRGLFAVVERLGLEGRFVTLQTADDVMAGKPAPDMCLQACAEAGVDAADAVVIGDTSYDMEMARAAGCGAIGVAWGYHPPGELEGAGAARIVGHGDEIPAAVAALLGGARAA
- a CDS encoding ATP12 family chaperone protein, with the protein product MKRFYEKVGVEEAPGGWEVRLDGRAMRTPARQPFRLPTRALADLVADEWAAQGEKIDHQSMPLTRMAGTAVDGFAGRREDTRRAVARFAEADMLCYWADQPQRLIERQQAQWRPLLDWAEDRFGARLQVTSSLNPVRQSPAALEALERAVRSYDDFRLAGLSVAAGAAGSLVIGLALVERRVDAAAAFEAAQLDESFQIEEWGEDAEAAHRRAAIRGELARVERLVGAL
- a CDS encoding acyl-CoA carboxylase subunit beta, which gives rise to MQDIVRMLEEKRAKARLGGGEKRIEAQHGRGKLTARERIELLLDEGSFEEWDMFVEHRCTDFGMAENKVPGDGVVTGYGTVNGRLVFVFSQDFTVFGGALSEMHARKICKVMDKAMQVGAPVIGINDSGGARIQEGIDSLAGYADVFQRNVLASGVVPQISMIMGPCAGGAVYSPAMTDFIFMVKDTSYMFVTGPDVVKTVTAETVTAEELGGAVTHTTKSSVADLAFDNDVQAIAQTRRFIDFLPASNRQEPPHRPTFDDPERQEHSLDTLVPQNPNKPYDMMELIEKVVDEGDFFEIQPGFARNIICGFGRMEGHTVGVVANQPMVLAGCLDIDSAKKAARFVRFCDCFNIPIVTFVDVPGFLPGTTQEFGGIIKHGAKLLFAYAEATVPKVTVITRKAYGGAYDVMSSKHLRGDVNMAWPNAEIAVMGAKGAVEIIFRADIGDDEKIAARTEEYRQTFANPFIAGARGFIDDVIMPHNTRFRIIKSLRMLKSKKLENPWKKHDNIPL